Proteins found in one Arachis stenosperma cultivar V10309 chromosome 8, arast.V10309.gnm1.PFL2, whole genome shotgun sequence genomic segment:
- the LOC130943893 gene encoding uncharacterized protein LOC130943893 — MAGIAILLDLWRKNQNFGSGLHSPQAFQSSAFFSASAAVGAAASFTVGTTGFASRALFGSPVAYCDAGSAVSEDYISGLQSTSKGIYNNDGALRYSTTKHYNVELKPLFSAFEFRPFMMTSLRSFLMFYLPLLEPRAEMEDDDFLEEREEQPTDLVVPFKKSVKQIIRETTVVTTRRILERIAFHYVSQRMAWKILKDVPKSATRKAARNMAYHVYFFCVSRTTFRGHMLGVAASWIVQVGIDVYRFFKSILKSTDDVGDIVDKSEQVAILGQKIFIATVRCSSSLIFASIGAGIGATLIRPSLGQWIGCAAGDLAGPIIVAYCADQLFQVRFC, encoded by the exons ATGGCTGGAATAGCTATACTTCTAGATTTGTGGAGGAAAAACCAAAACTTTGGCTCTGGGTTGCACTCTCCACAAGCCTTTCAGTCTTCTGCTTTTTTCTCTGCTTCTGCTGCTGTTGGTGCTGCAGCTTCTTTTACTGTTGGTACCACTGGCTTTGCCTCAAGGGCTTTGTTTGG GTCTCCAGTTGCTTATTGCGATGCTGGTTCAGCAGTATCTGAAGATTATATTTCTGGTCTGCAAAGTACTTCTAAAGGGATTTATAATAATGATGGTGCTCTAAGATATAGTACTACCAAACATTACAATGTGGAGCTTAAGCCTCTATTCTCTGCTTTTGAATTTAGGCCATTCATGATGACATCGCTAAGGTCATTCTTAATGTTCTATTTGCCTCTTTTGGAGCCTCGTGCTGAAATGGAAGATGATGATTTCCTTGAGGAGAGGGAAGAACAACCAACTGATCTGGTTGTCCCCTTCAAGAAATCAGTGAAGCAAATCATCCGAGAg ACAACCGTTGTGACGACTAGAAGGATTTTAGAAAGAATTGCTTTTCATTATGTTTCACAAAGAATGGCATGGAAAATTCTTAAAG ATGTCCCTAAATCAGCTACTCGCAAGGCTGCGAGGAATATGGCTTATCATGTTTACTTCTTTTGTGTGAGCAGAACAACTTTTAGAG GACACATGCTTGGCGTTGCAGCATCATGGATTGTCCAAGTAGGCATTGATGTGTACCGGTTTTTTAAATCGATTCTCAAGTCCACAGATGATGTGGGTGACATTGTTGACAAATCCGAACAAGTTGCAATTCTTGGGCAGAAAATTTTCATTGCTACAGTTAGGTGTTCGTCGTCTCTAATCTTTGCTTCCATAGGAGCTGGCATTGGTGCTACCCTTATTCGTCCATCGCTTGGCCAGTGGATTG ggtgtgctgctGGTGATTTGGCTGGTCCCATTATTGTAGCATATTGTGCCGACCAACTATTTCAAGTGAGATTTTGCtaa